In a genomic window of Demequina muriae:
- the ndk gene encoding nucleoside-diphosphate kinase yields MTETTLILVKPDGVKRGLSGEILRRVEAKGYVPVAVELRTATPELLAEHYAEHVGKPFYEPLVEFMLSGPTLAIVAEGQGVIPGFRSLAGATNPTEAAPGTIRGDLARDWGLKVMQNLVHGSDSEESAAREIAIWFPAFQR; encoded by the coding sequence ATGACCGAGACAACGCTCATCCTTGTGAAGCCCGACGGCGTCAAGCGCGGACTGTCGGGAGAGATCCTCCGTCGCGTCGAGGCCAAGGGCTACGTGCCCGTGGCGGTCGAGCTGCGCACCGCGACCCCCGAGCTGCTCGCCGAGCACTACGCCGAGCACGTGGGCAAGCCGTTCTACGAGCCCCTGGTCGAGTTCATGCTCTCGGGGCCGACCCTGGCCATCGTCGCAGAGGGGCAGGGCGTCATCCCCGGCTTCCGCTCGCTGGCGGGCGCCACCAACCCGACCGAGGCGGCCCCTGGCACGATCCGGGGCGATCTCGCCCGCGACTGGGGCCTCAAGGTCATGCAGAACCTCGTGCACGGCTCGGACTCCGAGGAGTCCGCCGCGCGCGAGATCGCCATCTG